One Mycobacterium marseillense DNA window includes the following coding sequences:
- a CDS encoding MarR family transcriptional regulator encodes MAQERSESRAKSPPTARVMDVLAALANSPGGLTSAELAKRCAISTSTCALVLAELERGAWVARRGDRRYALGSGLFGLVHGLREQFPLLDRGRDALRFLHDTLGAGCSMSKIGARHLTTVDTVGHGTDGEHAVGQRFPIDPPFGLVAMAWRDEDFIATWLHRVMPRLTRAEITEHQRVLADIRARGYGAWRFDDTHQSLHNRLAEVLSSLEPTAQVTRQLTTLMTMVTLRSVTDVLETDLPTAEFVVLPIFSPAGQPEYQIEIHLGHATGLTLSELDAALRHAQGLLTAAVG; translated from the coding sequence ATGGCCCAGGAGCGCAGCGAATCACGCGCCAAATCGCCCCCCACGGCGCGGGTGATGGATGTCCTTGCCGCCCTGGCGAATTCGCCGGGTGGCTTGACGTCGGCCGAGCTGGCGAAGCGGTGCGCGATCAGCACCTCGACGTGTGCCCTCGTGCTGGCCGAGCTGGAACGCGGCGCCTGGGTGGCGCGCCGCGGGGATCGTCGCTATGCGCTGGGCAGCGGGCTGTTCGGGCTCGTGCATGGGCTGCGCGAGCAGTTTCCGCTGCTGGACCGCGGGCGTGACGCGCTGCGCTTCCTGCACGACACGCTCGGCGCGGGCTGTTCCATGTCGAAGATCGGCGCCCGGCACCTGACCACTGTCGACACCGTGGGCCACGGCACCGACGGCGAACATGCCGTGGGGCAGCGCTTCCCCATCGACCCGCCATTCGGTCTGGTCGCCATGGCCTGGCGTGACGAGGATTTCATCGCGACCTGGCTGCACCGCGTGATGCCCCGGCTCACCCGCGCCGAAATCACCGAGCACCAACGGGTGCTGGCCGACATCCGCGCCCGCGGCTATGGCGCCTGGCGCTTCGACGACACCCACCAGTCGCTGCACAATCGGCTGGCCGAGGTGCTGTCGTCGCTGGAGCCGACGGCCCAGGTGACCCGTCAGCTCACCACGCTGATGACGATGGTGACGCTGCGGTCGGTCACCGACGTCCTCGAAACAGACTTGCCCACTGCCGAATTCGTCGTGCTGCCGATCTTCTCCCCGGCTGGTCAACCGGAGTACCAGATCGAGATCCACCTGGGCCACGCCACCGGACTGACCCTGTCCGAACTCGACGCCGCGCTCCGTCATGCCCAAGGGCTGCTCACCGCCGCCGTCGGCTGA
- a CDS encoding alpha/beta hydrolase domain-containing protein, giving the protein MPSSTAQVTAAPGRPLLLLSAYDLADVGYQVEEFFVSATATSYTPVTELGPDGRWDVTPSGSADFTTRIVVLTPTDPARFNGTVLVEWLNVSGGIDAPAVWMMAHREIIRAGYAYVGVSAQRVGIEGGDSLLGADMSLKSQDPQRYAPLHHPGDAFSYDIFSQIGDLLNSANHCDLVRDLPVQRVIALGESQSAMFLTTYINAVDPLARSYDGFLVHSRFGSAAPLHGTSIFAETEEPQGVAFRPELRVPLLTVVTETDVFGGARQGYYFARQPDNQHLRVWEIAGAAHADNYTIQVAFIDSGSAPLADIAAAYAPTNMLMGQQLAHCINFGPQHHYVVQAGLAALNAWVASGEPAPSAEPLAARETPGPQPVPDDNGVARGGLRTPWVDVPVARTSGLGGEESIMSMIFGSGELFDAATLRGLYPGGSTEYLERFTGALDAAIGAGFILPADREEILQLAAATYPGRGKNQG; this is encoded by the coding sequence ATGCCGAGTTCCACCGCCCAGGTCACCGCCGCGCCCGGGAGACCGCTGCTGCTGCTGAGCGCCTATGACCTCGCCGACGTGGGCTACCAGGTCGAGGAGTTCTTCGTTTCCGCGACGGCCACGTCCTATACCCCGGTGACCGAGCTGGGCCCGGACGGCCGTTGGGACGTAACACCCTCGGGCTCCGCCGATTTCACGACGCGAATCGTGGTGCTGACACCCACCGATCCGGCGCGCTTCAACGGGACCGTGCTCGTCGAATGGCTCAACGTGAGCGGCGGCATCGACGCTCCCGCGGTCTGGATGATGGCGCACCGCGAAATCATCCGGGCCGGTTACGCCTACGTCGGGGTCTCGGCGCAGCGGGTGGGGATCGAGGGCGGCGACAGCCTGCTCGGCGCGGACATGTCGCTGAAAAGCCAGGATCCGCAACGTTATGCGCCCCTCCACCACCCGGGCGACGCCTTCTCCTACGACATCTTCTCCCAGATCGGCGACCTGCTCAACAGCGCCAACCACTGTGACCTGGTCCGGGATCTGCCCGTGCAGCGCGTCATCGCGCTAGGGGAATCGCAATCGGCGATGTTCCTCACGACCTACATCAACGCCGTCGACCCGTTGGCCCGCAGCTACGACGGGTTCCTCGTCCATTCCCGCTTCGGCTCGGCCGCCCCGCTCCACGGGACCTCGATCTTCGCGGAAACCGAGGAGCCGCAAGGGGTTGCGTTCCGGCCGGAGCTGCGCGTCCCGCTGCTGACGGTCGTCACCGAAACCGACGTCTTCGGCGGAGCCCGGCAGGGCTACTACTTCGCCCGGCAGCCCGACAACCAGCACCTGAGGGTGTGGGAGATCGCCGGCGCCGCCCACGCCGACAACTACACCATCCAGGTCGCGTTCATCGACAGCGGCTCGGCGCCGCTCGCGGACATCGCCGCCGCCTACGCGCCGACCAACATGCTGATGGGCCAACAATTGGCGCACTGCATCAACTTCGGACCGCAACACCACTATGTGGTGCAGGCCGGGCTCGCCGCCCTCAACGCCTGGGTCGCCAGCGGCGAGCCGGCGCCGAGCGCGGAGCCTCTCGCGGCCCGCGAAACGCCAGGGCCACAACCGGTTCCGGATGACAACGGCGTCGCCCGCGGCGGCCTCAGGACCCCGTGGGTGGACGTGCCGGTCGCCCGGACGTCGGGCCTGGGCGGCGAGGAAAGCATCATGTCCATGATCTTCGGCTCCGGCGAGCTTTTCGACGCCGCCACGCTGCGCGGGCTCTATCCCGGCGGTAGCACCGAATACCTGGAGCGCTTCACCGGCGCGCTCGACGCGGCGATCGGCGCCGGGTTCATCCTGCCGGCCGACCGCGAGGAGATCCTGCAGCTCGCCGCCGCGACGTATCCCGGGCGCGGCAAAAACCAGGGCTAA
- a CDS encoding dihydrodipicolinate reductase has protein sequence MLKVGVWGPGSMGVVALRGVIDHPELQLVDVVVHSDAKAGRDAGELCGIAPVGVVATQDPAAMLAGDADAVVYAAGANLRPLDAVEDMVSILRAKKNVVSCSVVPLVFPDGVDAAFTEPLRQAAIEGGVSFFTTGIDSGFANDVLPLVLTGVSRVIDSVRVTEMFNYATYPDRSAVYEILGFGQPPDYPAFAAQPGIFTFGWGPVLHQLAAGLGVKIDNIEEANERVSAGESFDTPTGRIAAGTIAAMRSTLTGYVGGKPTFVLDHVTRMRDDIAPDWPQPRICIEPKDLGYGMASGRGLYRVEIEGSPSMRCEFEMAEDHDHDLGARIAGSSRMVNAIPAVCAAPPGLLSALDLPLITGTGLVRPVPGPPPDSRLFSPGDGERRNSASEEPGNRT, from the coding sequence GTGTTGAAGGTGGGAGTGTGGGGGCCCGGTTCCATGGGCGTGGTCGCCCTGCGCGGGGTGATCGACCATCCGGAGCTGCAATTGGTCGACGTCGTGGTGCACAGCGACGCCAAGGCCGGCCGCGACGCCGGGGAGCTGTGCGGCATCGCGCCAGTGGGCGTGGTGGCTACCCAGGATCCGGCGGCCATGCTCGCCGGCGACGCCGACGCGGTGGTCTACGCCGCCGGCGCCAACCTGCGGCCGCTGGACGCCGTCGAGGACATGGTCTCGATCCTGCGGGCCAAAAAGAACGTGGTGTCGTGTTCGGTGGTGCCGCTGGTCTTTCCCGACGGCGTCGACGCCGCCTTCACCGAGCCGCTGCGCCAGGCCGCGATCGAGGGCGGGGTGTCGTTCTTCACCACCGGGATCGACTCCGGCTTCGCCAATGACGTTCTGCCGCTGGTACTTACCGGCGTATCCCGGGTGATCGACTCGGTGCGGGTGACCGAGATGTTCAACTACGCGACCTATCCGGATCGCTCCGCGGTCTACGAGATCCTCGGCTTCGGGCAACCACCGGACTACCCGGCCTTCGCTGCCCAGCCCGGGATCTTCACCTTCGGCTGGGGGCCCGTGTTGCACCAGCTCGCCGCCGGGTTGGGGGTCAAGATCGACAACATCGAGGAGGCCAACGAGCGGGTGTCCGCGGGTGAATCGTTCGACACGCCGACGGGGCGTATCGCGGCCGGAACGATCGCGGCCATGCGCTCGACCCTGACCGGTTACGTCGGTGGGAAACCGACATTCGTCCTCGACCACGTGACGCGCATGCGCGACGACATCGCGCCGGACTGGCCCCAGCCGCGCATCTGCATCGAGCCGAAGGACCTCGGTTACGGCATGGCGTCCGGCCGCGGGTTGTACCGCGTGGAGATCGAGGGCTCCCCGAGCATGCGGTGCGAATTCGAGATGGCCGAAGACCACGACCACGACCTGGGGGCGCGCATTGCGGGCTCCTCGCGGATGGTCAACGCCATCCCCGCGGTGTGCGCCGCCCCGCCCGGGCTGCTCTCCGCGCTGGACCTGCCGCTGATCACGGGGACCGGGCTGGTGCGGCCGGTGCCGGGGCCGCCGCCGGACAGCCGGCTGTTCTCGCCCGGCGACGGCGAGCGCCGGAACAGCGCGAGTGAGGAGCCGGGTAATCGGACCTAG
- a CDS encoding sigma-70 family RNA polymerase sigma factor gives MSSPASGWHHHPAEYPAPSPVVGADFSAQAEPYRRELLAHCYRMTGSLHDAEDLVQETLLRAWKAYDRFEGKSSLRTWLHRIATNTCLSALEGKGRRALPVGLGAPSADPTAELVERREVPWLEPLPTSTDDPSDPSVVVGSRESVRLAFVAALQYLPPRQRAVLLLRDVLQWRSAEVAEAVGTTTTAVNSLLQRARSQLDAVGPNVDDRLAPPDSPEAQDLLARYIAAFETYDIDRLVELFTAEAIWEMPPYAGWYRGAADIVTLIHQQCPAEASGDMRLLPLVANGQLAAAMYMRAGDVHVPFQLHVLDLHGDKVSHVVAFLDDTLFTKFGLPGSLSAGHQ, from the coding sequence ATGAGCTCCCCCGCAAGCGGGTGGCACCACCATCCGGCGGAGTACCCGGCGCCCTCCCCGGTGGTGGGGGCCGATTTCTCGGCGCAAGCCGAACCGTATCGCCGCGAGCTGCTCGCCCACTGCTACCGGATGACCGGCTCCTTGCACGACGCCGAGGATCTGGTGCAAGAGACGTTGCTGCGGGCCTGGAAGGCCTACGACCGTTTCGAAGGTAAGTCCTCGCTGCGGACCTGGCTGCACCGCATCGCCACCAACACCTGCCTGAGCGCGCTGGAGGGCAAGGGACGCAGGGCGCTGCCGGTGGGCCTGGGCGCCCCCAGCGCGGACCCGACCGCCGAGCTGGTGGAGCGCCGCGAGGTGCCCTGGCTGGAGCCGCTGCCGACGTCGACCGACGACCCGTCCGACCCGTCGGTGGTCGTCGGGTCGCGGGAGTCGGTGCGGCTGGCGTTCGTGGCTGCGCTGCAATACCTTCCGCCACGGCAGCGGGCGGTGCTGTTGCTGCGCGACGTGCTGCAATGGCGCTCCGCCGAGGTCGCCGAGGCGGTGGGCACCACCACGACCGCCGTCAACAGCCTGCTGCAGCGGGCCCGGTCGCAACTGGACGCCGTCGGCCCCAACGTCGATGACCGACTGGCGCCGCCGGATTCGCCGGAGGCCCAAGACCTGCTGGCCCGCTACATCGCCGCGTTCGAAACCTACGACATCGACCGCCTGGTCGAGTTGTTCACCGCCGAGGCGATCTGGGAAATGCCGCCGTACGCCGGCTGGTATCGGGGTGCGGCGGACATCGTCACCCTGATCCACCAGCAATGCCCGGCCGAGGCGAGCGGAGACATGCGGCTGCTGCCGCTCGTCGCCAACGGTCAGCTGGCCGCGGCGATGTACATGCGCGCCGGTGACGTGCACGTCCCCTTTCAGCTGCATGTGCTCGATCTGCACGGCGACAAGGTGTCTCACGTGGTCGCGTTCCTCGACGACACCTTGTTCACCAAGTTCGGGCTGCCCGGTTCGCTGTCCGCGGGTCACCAATAA
- a CDS encoding alpha/beta hydrolase: protein MNRTERSFDGFGGVRIVYDVWTPDTAPRAVLVLAHGLGEYARRYDHVAQRFGEAGLVTYALDHRGHGRSGGKRALVRDIHEYTADFDTLVGIATREHHGLKCIVLGHSMGGGIVFAYGVERPDNYDLMVLSGPAVAAQDQVSPLLALAAKVLGAIVPGLPAQDLDVDAISRDPAVVAAYKDEPLVYHGKVPAGIGRALLQVGETMPRRAPALTAPLLVVHGSDDRLIPVAGSHRLVECVGSTDVELKVYPGLYHEVFNEPEREQVLDDVVSWITARL from the coding sequence ATGAACCGCACCGAACGCAGTTTCGACGGGTTCGGCGGTGTGCGCATCGTCTATGACGTCTGGACCCCTGACACGGCGCCGCGGGCGGTCCTGGTGCTGGCGCACGGCCTCGGGGAGTACGCCCGCCGGTACGACCACGTCGCGCAGCGGTTCGGCGAGGCGGGCCTGGTCACCTACGCGCTGGATCATCGCGGACACGGCCGCTCCGGTGGCAAACGGGCGCTGGTGCGCGACATCCACGAGTACACCGCCGACTTCGACACCCTGGTCGGGATCGCCACCCGGGAGCACCACGGCCTCAAATGCATCGTGTTGGGCCACAGCATGGGCGGGGGAATCGTCTTCGCCTACGGCGTCGAGCGCCCGGACAACTACGACCTGATGGTGCTGTCGGGTCCCGCGGTGGCGGCGCAGGACCAGGTGTCGCCGCTGCTGGCCCTGGCCGCCAAGGTGCTCGGCGCCATCGTGCCCGGGCTGCCCGCGCAAGACCTCGACGTCGACGCCATCTCCCGCGATCCTGCCGTGGTGGCGGCCTACAAAGACGAACCGCTGGTGTACCACGGCAAGGTTCCGGCCGGCATCGGCCGCGCGTTGCTGCAGGTCGGCGAGACGATGCCGCGGCGGGCGCCGGCGCTGACCGCGCCGTTACTGGTGGTGCACGGGTCCGACGACCGGTTGATCCCCGTCGCGGGCAGCCACCGCCTCGTCGAATGCGTGGGGTCCACCGACGTCGAGTTGAAGGTCTACCCCGGCCTGTATCACGAGGTCTTCAACGAGCCCGAGCGTGAGCAGGTGCTTGACGACGTCGTCTCCTGGATCACCGCTCGGTTGTGA
- a CDS encoding DUF2786 domain-containing protein translates to MTDDKMLARIAALLRQAEGTDNSHEADAFMSAAQRLATAASIDLAVARSHSAQRSAAEAPTQRTITIGAAGTKGLRTYVQLFVLIAAANDVRCDVASNSTFVYAYGFAEDIDASHALYASLVVQMVRASDAYLASGAHRPTPTITARLNFQLAFGARVGHRLAEARDEARQEATKDRRRAPGTAIALRDKEVELVDYYRGASKARGTWQASRASAGYSSAARRAGDRAGKRARLGNSPELPGARSALSG, encoded by the coding sequence ATGACTGACGACAAGATGCTGGCGCGCATCGCCGCGCTACTGCGTCAGGCCGAAGGCACCGACAACTCCCACGAAGCGGACGCGTTCATGTCGGCGGCGCAGCGGCTGGCGACGGCCGCGTCCATCGACCTCGCGGTGGCGCGCTCCCATTCGGCGCAGCGTTCGGCCGCGGAGGCCCCGACGCAGCGCACCATCACCATCGGCGCGGCGGGCACCAAGGGGTTACGGACGTATGTTCAGCTCTTCGTGCTGATCGCCGCGGCCAACGACGTTCGATGCGACGTCGCATCGAACTCGACGTTCGTCTACGCCTACGGGTTCGCCGAGGACATCGACGCCAGCCACGCCCTGTACGCCAGCCTGGTCGTGCAAATGGTGCGCGCGTCGGACGCCTATCTCGCCTCGGGTGCGCATCGTCCGACACCGACGATCACCGCCCGACTCAACTTTCAACTGGCCTTCGGGGCGCGCGTCGGCCACCGGCTGGCCGAGGCCCGCGACGAAGCGCGGCAGGAAGCCACCAAGGACCGGCGGCGTGCACCGGGCACCGCTATCGCCCTGCGGGACAAGGAGGTTGAGCTCGTGGACTACTACCGCGGTGCGTCCAAGGCGCGCGGCACCTGGCAGGCCAGTCGAGCCTCGGCCGGGTATTCCTCGGCCGCGCGGCGCGCGGGCGACCGGGC